From Gammaproteobacteria bacterium, one genomic window encodes:
- a CDS encoding TIGR04255 family protein, with product MPIIDVAFELRFEPSSPSASDLILGMIFKDLGTDLPNVATLPQASFPIEVIQSVPQLQYQPQRLMTGEQFQVALGPKVLAVLCKRPYPGWNLFKPFVLRVLKSLSATAIIDPYAPTAVSSRELKGSVLLMLLTGVAGSNLYSERMTHVIPLVSDTSYSPLRLHVRSSSQGGLPTSARTGNQSMREALSEVASMLSASEIDLDADARKLLYRNRRAMYVSD from the coding sequence GTGCCGATCATTGATGTTGCTTTCGAGTTGCGGTTCGAGCCGTCTAGCCCGAGCGCGAGCGATCTAATCCTTGGCATGATATTTAAGGATCTGGGCACAGATCTTCCCAATGTAGCCACACTGCCGCAAGCCAGTTTCCCCATTGAGGTGATCCAGAGCGTACCTCAGCTTCAATATCAACCGCAGAGGCTAATGACCGGCGAACAGTTTCAAGTTGCGCTCGGCCCGAAAGTTCTTGCCGTACTTTGCAAACGTCCATATCCCGGCTGGAATCTCTTTAAGCCTTTTGTACTCCGTGTCTTAAAGTCACTTAGTGCTACTGCTATTATTGACCCGTATGCTCCCACGGCGGTGTCGTCGCGAGAATTAAAAGGGTCGGTCCTGCTGATGCTTTTGACTGGCGTGGCCGGGTCGAATTTGTATAGCGAGCGAATGACGCATGTCATTCCGCTCGTATCTGACACATCCTACAGTCCGTTAAGGCTACACGTACGCAGCTCTTCACAAGGCGGCTTACCTACTTCTGCGAGAACAGGTAACCAGAGCATGCGTGAAGCGCTCTCTGAGGTAGCGAGCATGCTTTCAGCTAGCGAGATTGATCTCGATGCAGACGCTCGCAAGCTGCTTTATCGCAATCGCCGAGCAATGTATGTGAGTGATTAA
- a CDS encoding dodecin domain-containing protein, with protein MSDHVYKLVELAGSSTTSSDDAIQNAISRAAKTIDNMDWFEVLETRGHLKDGRVEHWQVTVKVGFRLND; from the coding sequence ATGAGTGATCACGTATACAAGCTGGTCGAGCTTGCGGGTTCATCCACCACCAGCAGCGACGACGCGATTCAGAACGCCATCTCGCGTGCCGCCAAAACGATCGACAATATGGACTGGTTCGAAGTGCTGGAGACCCGCGGACACTTAAAGGACGGGCGCGTGGAGCACTGGCAGGTCACCGTCAAGGTCGGCTTCCGGCTTAACGATTAA
- a CDS encoding DUF302 domain-containing protein: protein MTQPLAFEIELDQPFEAAVETVTAALKTEGFGILTTIDVKATLKQKLNEDFRPYVILGACNPPLAHRALSAEARIGVLLPCNVTVEATDSGGSLVRLGDPHVLLQVGGLDQNPAVREIADDARARLQRAARSLEQDSA, encoded by the coding sequence ATGACCCAGCCGCTGGCTTTCGAAATCGAGCTCGATCAACCTTTTGAGGCGGCAGTGGAGACTGTCACCGCCGCACTCAAGACCGAGGGCTTTGGCATTCTCACCACCATCGACGTCAAGGCGACCCTCAAGCAAAAGCTTAACGAAGATTTTCGCCCGTACGTGATCCTCGGCGCCTGCAATCCGCCGCTCGCACATCGCGCGCTTTCCGCGGAAGCGCGTATAGGCGTGCTGCTGCCGTGCAATGTCACGGTCGAGGCTACGGATAGCGGCGGTTCGCTGGTGCGCCTCGGCGATCCGCACGTTTTGTTGCAGGTTGGCGGGCTGGATCAGAATCCGGCCGTGCGCGAGATTGCGGACGATGCGCGGGCACGGCTGCAACGCGCCGCGCGATCGCTGGAACAGGATTCGGCCTAG
- a CDS encoding YdcF family protein codes for MTYLIASLLLPPAGPLLLIALGLAVLGILPVAGFLLTVAGLAILYLLSTPAVSHRLVSSLDARYEVLSAVPQEAQAIIVLGGGRNRDADEYGGDTVEYFTLERLRYAARLHRESGLPILVSGGRLFNESRSEASMMKEALEQDFCVPVTWMESDSRDTLENAVNSARMLASYDVRHALLVTHGWHMPRAVWSFRRAGFTVTPAPTACDTPRRFYRMLPTYRALYMASNAVSEYVALAWYRFRRAN; via the coding sequence GTGACTTACCTGATCGCATCGTTGTTACTCCCGCCCGCCGGCCCTTTGTTGTTGATCGCGCTCGGTCTGGCTGTGCTGGGCATACTGCCGGTCGCGGGTTTTCTGCTCACCGTCGCCGGCCTTGCAATTCTTTATCTGTTGAGCACGCCCGCCGTGTCGCACCGTCTGGTCAGCTCGCTGGACGCGCGTTACGAGGTACTGTCCGCCGTGCCTCAGGAAGCGCAGGCAATTATCGTGCTGGGTGGCGGCAGAAACCGGGACGCCGACGAATATGGCGGCGATACGGTCGAGTATTTCACTTTGGAGCGGCTGCGATACGCGGCGCGCCTGCATCGCGAGTCCGGACTTCCCATTCTTGTCTCCGGTGGGCGCCTGTTCAACGAGTCGCGCAGCGAGGCGTCGATGATGAAGGAGGCGCTGGAGCAGGATTTTTGCGTGCCCGTGACATGGATGGAAAGCGACAGCCGCGACACGTTAGAGAATGCGGTAAATTCCGCGCGCATGCTGGCCTCGTACGATGTCCGGCACGCGCTGCTGGTCACTCACGGCTGGCATATGCCGCGCGCGGTGTGGTCGTTCCGGCGCGCGGGATTTACCGTAACACCCGCACCGACCGCCTGCGACACGCCGCGACGCTTTTACCGGATGCTACCGACTTACCGCGCGCTGTACATGGCCAGCAACGCGGTGTCGGAGTATGTGGCGCTGGCCTGGTACCGATTTCGCCGCGCGAACTAG
- a CDS encoding aldo/keto reductase encodes MQQRKLGSQGLSVFALGLGCMGMSDFYGTRDDRESIATIHRALELGVNLLDTADMYGPFVNEELVGRAIKDRRDDVVLASKFGIVRDSADASFKRVSGRPEYVREACEASLKRLGVDTIDLYYQHRVDPETPIEDTVGAMAALVSAGKVKHIGLSEAGADTLRRAYAVHPISALQTEYSLWTRDPEDDVLDVCRKLGIGFVAYSPLSRSFLTGQLRNFEDLPEDDYRRQSPRFQGENFQRNLDLVTRVQDLAEEKGCTPAQLAIAWVLAQGTDIVPIPGTKRRKYLEQNLAALNVRLSAEDLRRIDEVAPHSAVAAQRYAEAGMGMVNR; translated from the coding sequence ATGCAACAACGCAAACTCGGCTCGCAAGGTTTAAGCGTCTTCGCGCTGGGCCTGGGCTGTATGGGCATGTCGGATTTTTACGGCACGCGCGACGACCGCGAATCGATCGCGACCATCCATCGCGCACTGGAACTGGGCGTCAATCTGCTCGACACCGCTGACATGTACGGGCCGTTCGTAAACGAAGAACTGGTGGGCCGCGCCATCAAGGACCGCCGCGACGATGTGGTGCTGGCGTCCAAGTTCGGCATCGTGCGCGATTCCGCCGACGCCAGCTTCAAACGCGTGAGCGGCAGGCCGGAATATGTACGCGAAGCCTGCGAAGCCAGCCTCAAGCGGCTGGGTGTGGACACCATCGATCTTTATTACCAACACCGGGTCGATCCGGAAACGCCGATCGAAGACACGGTCGGGGCCATGGCGGCGCTTGTGTCCGCGGGCAAGGTAAAACATATCGGCCTATCCGAAGCGGGCGCGGATACCTTGCGGCGCGCGTACGCGGTGCATCCGATCAGCGCGCTGCAGACCGAATACTCGCTGTGGACGCGCGACCCGGAAGACGATGTACTCGATGTCTGCCGCAAGCTCGGTATCGGTTTCGTCGCCTACAGCCCCTTGAGCCGTAGCTTTCTTACCGGCCAGTTGCGGAATTTCGAGGATTTGCCGGAAGACGACTACCGGCGTCAGTCACCGCGTTTCCAGGGCGAAAACTTTCAGCGCAACCTGGATCTCGTGACGCGCGTGCAGGATCTGGCCGAGGAAAAAGGCTGCACGCCGGCGCAACTGGCGATCGCCTGGGTGCTCGCGCAAGGCACTGACATCGTGCCGATCCCCGGCACCAAGCGTCGCAAATATCTGGAGCAGAACCTGGCCGCGCTGAACGTCCGTTTGTCCGCTGAAGATCTGCGGCGCATCGACGAGGTCGCGCCCCACAGCGCGGTCGCAGCTCAGCGCTACGCGGAGGCCGGCATGGGCATGGTGAATCGCTAG
- the lipA gene encoding lipoyl synthase, translating into MSSIPQRIVQGEKLRGAAKVARIPVKIEPTVRPVRKPPWIRAKSPATPEVARLKKILRENALHTVCEEAACPNLGECFGHGTATFMIMGDICTRRCPFCDVAHGRPNPLDLDEPEHLARTIKAMGLSYVVVTSVDRDDLRDGGAAHFAACIGAVRALNPATRIEVLVPDFRGRMEVALKIIAEAPPDVFNHNLETVPRLYRQARPGSDYQWSLSLLQRFKAAHPRVPTKSGLMLGLGEELAEVEHVMGELRAHGCDMLTLGQYLQPSRHHLPVARYVTPHEFDRLGEIGRRMGFSHVASGPMARSSYHADLQAAWLGASD; encoded by the coding sequence ATGTCCTCGATCCCGCAGCGCATCGTTCAGGGTGAAAAACTTCGGGGTGCGGCCAAGGTGGCCCGCATCCCGGTCAAGATAGAGCCCACCGTACGCCCTGTGCGCAAGCCGCCGTGGATACGCGCCAAATCGCCCGCGACGCCGGAAGTCGCGCGGCTAAAAAAAATCCTGCGCGAGAACGCGCTGCACACCGTGTGTGAAGAAGCGGCCTGTCCAAACCTTGGCGAATGTTTCGGCCACGGTACGGCCACGTTCATGATTATGGGCGACATCTGCACGCGGCGCTGTCCGTTTTGCGACGTGGCCCACGGCCGCCCAAACCCGCTGGACCTTGACGAGCCCGAGCATCTTGCACGCACCATCAAGGCCATGGGGCTGAGTTACGTGGTGGTCACGTCCGTGGATCGCGATGATCTCCGTGACGGCGGCGCTGCGCATTTCGCGGCCTGCATCGGTGCGGTGCGTGCGCTGAATCCGGCGACCCGAATCGAGGTGCTGGTGCCGGATTTTCGCGGTCGCATGGAGGTCGCGCTGAAAATCATCGCCGAGGCGCCGCCGGATGTTTTCAACCACAATCTCGAAACCGTGCCGCGGCTTTACCGTCAGGCGCGTCCCGGCTCCGATTACCAGTGGTCATTGTCGCTGCTACAGCGATTCAAGGCCGCGCACCCGCGGGTGCCGACCAAATCGGGACTGATGCTGGGCCTGGGCGAAGAACTTGCCGAAGTCGAGCACGTCATGGGCGAACTGCGAGCGCACGGCTGCGACATGTTGACCCTGGGTCAGTATCTGCAACCCAGCCGCCACCATCTGCCGGTAGCGCGCTATGTGACGCCGCATGAATTCGATCGGTTAGGCGAGATCGGTCGCCGCATGGGTTTTTCGCACGTCGCGAGCGGGCCCATGGCGCGGTCTTCGTATCACGCGGATCTTCAGGCCGCCTGGCTCGGAGCGTCAGATTGA
- the lipB gene encoding lipoyl(octanoyl) transferase LipB has product MPARDGSSPVVKHLGHAAYVPVWRAMQGFTSQRGTKTADEVWVVEHSPVFTLGLNGKREHILHAGDIPVVQSDRGGQVTYHGPGQLVIYLLIDLRRAQLGARGLVSAIENAVIALLVDFGVVAQARRHAPGVYVEGKKIAALGLRIRRGCSYHGLALNVDMDLAPFARINPCGYAGLQVTQVRDHVQFNDRRIVANGLCNHLLVGLGYNDGSIEQAEINYVLDPAAHRSG; this is encoded by the coding sequence ATGCCTGCGCGGGACGGGTCGAGTCCAGTCGTCAAACATCTCGGTCACGCCGCCTATGTTCCGGTCTGGCGGGCAATGCAGGGATTTACTTCGCAACGTGGCACCAAAACTGCAGACGAAGTGTGGGTGGTGGAACATTCTCCGGTATTCACACTTGGTCTGAACGGCAAACGCGAACACATACTCCATGCCGGTGACATTCCGGTGGTGCAGAGCGATCGCGGTGGGCAGGTGACGTATCACGGGCCGGGGCAACTCGTGATTTATCTGCTGATCGATCTCAGGCGCGCGCAACTCGGCGCGCGCGGCCTGGTCAGCGCCATCGAGAATGCCGTCATCGCGCTGCTTGTCGACTTTGGGGTTGTAGCGCAGGCACGACGACACGCTCCCGGCGTCTACGTCGAAGGCAAAAAGATCGCCGCGCTGGGCCTGCGCATCCGGCGCGGGTGCAGTTATCACGGCCTCGCTTTGAACGTCGATATGGATCTCGCGCCTTTTGCCCGCATCAACCCCTGTGGCTACGCAGGGCTGCAAGTCACGCAGGTCAGAGACCATGTTCAGTTCAACGACCGCCGCATCGTAGCGAACGGTTTGTGCAATCATCTACTTGTGGGCCTGGGTTACAATGACGGCTCGATTGAGCAAGCCGAAATTAATTATGTCCTCGATCCCGCAGCGCATCGTTCAGGGTGA
- a CDS encoding DUF493 domain-containing protein encodes MNYDDQEACAFEFPCEFPIKVMGHAKGDLREKVLEIIGHHVEELPEAAVTSRLSRHGKYESITAVVPATSRRQLDDIYREISACNAVIMAL; translated from the coding sequence ATGAACTACGACGATCAAGAGGCTTGCGCGTTCGAATTCCCATGTGAGTTCCCGATCAAGGTGATGGGCCACGCCAAAGGTGACCTGCGCGAAAAAGTATTAGAGATTATCGGCCATCACGTGGAAGAGTTGCCTGAAGCCGCCGTCACCAGCCGCCTCAGCCGCCACGGCAAATACGAGAGCATCACCGCCGTCGTGCCCGCCACCAGCCGGCGCCAACTGGACGATATCTACCGCGAGATTAGCGCCTGCAACGCGGTGATTATGGCGCTTTAG
- a CDS encoding D-amino acid aminotransferase has protein sequence MPQEVYLNGEFVPADEARVPVLDRGFLFGDGVYELMPVYRGQAFRLDEHLARLSRSLFEISIPDPYVSARWIQVLSELIERAGAGDLLVYWQVTRGVAPRDHAFPRDIEPTVFAMTSALPQPAPEQLARGVKAVTRADTRWQRCDIKSISLLANVLLRQQAIDAGAAESLLVRDGYVAEGAASNVFVVMDDVIVTPPNSASLLPGVTRDLILELAAADGLAHEQARIREHSLRDAQEIWITSSSREVLPVTILDESPVGDGLPGPQWKRVHALYQNYKCEFAARKSA, from the coding sequence GTGCCGCAGGAGGTCTATCTAAACGGCGAGTTCGTGCCCGCCGATGAAGCACGGGTGCCGGTGCTGGATCGGGGTTTTCTGTTTGGCGACGGCGTCTACGAACTAATGCCGGTTTATCGCGGTCAAGCTTTCCGGCTGGATGAACATCTGGCGCGCCTGTCACGCAGTCTGTTTGAAATCTCCATTCCGGATCCTTATGTGTCGGCGCGGTGGATTCAGGTTTTAAGCGAGCTGATCGAGCGCGCCGGCGCCGGCGATCTGCTGGTGTACTGGCAGGTTACGCGCGGTGTCGCGCCGCGTGACCACGCGTTCCCGCGCGACATCGAACCAACCGTGTTCGCCATGACGAGCGCGCTGCCGCAACCCGCGCCTGAGCAATTGGCGCGCGGCGTCAAGGCGGTGACCCGGGCGGACACACGCTGGCAGCGCTGCGACATCAAGAGCATCAGCCTGCTGGCGAACGTGCTGTTGCGCCAGCAGGCGATCGACGCCGGTGCGGCCGAATCGCTGCTCGTGCGCGATGGCTACGTCGCCGAGGGTGCTGCGAGTAATGTGTTTGTCGTCATGGACGATGTGATCGTCACCCCGCCCAACAGCGCATCCCTGCTGCCGGGCGTCACGCGCGACCTCATCCTGGAACTTGCTGCGGCCGACGGCCTCGCGCACGAGCAGGCCCGTATCCGCGAACACAGCTTACGGGACGCGCAGGAAATCTGGATTACCAGTTCGTCCAGGGAAGTACTGCCGGTAACCATCCTGGATGAAAGCCCGGTCGGCGATGGCTTGCCGGGACCGCAATGGAAGCGGGTTCATGCCCTTTATCAGAACTACAAATGTGAATTTGCCGCGAGGAAATCCGCATGA
- a CDS encoding D-alanyl-D-alanine carboxypeptidase → MPLKKCLFVALTLLSFTSASPVAAQTPTMAPAPIPSPPSFESKSYIMIDFDSGAVLAEHQADERVEPASITKIMTTYLVYEALRQGQISLDDEVLISEKAWRMGGSKMFVEVGDRVELKALLKGIIIQSGNDATVAVAEHIAGTESAFADLMNAEAERLGMTGTHYVDSTGWPDPEQYTTAHDIATLSQALIRDFPEHYAGYAEREFTYNGIRQYNRNTLLIHDDSVDGLKTGHTDSAGYCLAASALQDGMRLISVVMGANSENARAKNTQALLSYGFRFFETHKLYSADEPLATPRAWKGVVENVPVGLAEDLVVTIPRDRYAALNASLDLNEQILAPIGEGERVGQVKVTFEGEPLREEPVIALQSLAKGGLWRQAKDTVLMWLQ, encoded by the coding sequence ATGCCTCTAAAAAAATGCCTGTTCGTAGCACTGACGTTGTTGTCGTTCACGTCCGCGTCGCCGGTAGCCGCCCAAACGCCGACCATGGCGCCCGCGCCGATCCCGTCACCGCCCAGCTTCGAGTCGAAAAGCTACATCATGATCGATTTCGACAGCGGCGCGGTGCTGGCTGAGCACCAGGCCGATGAGCGCGTGGAACCTGCCAGCATCACCAAGATCATGACTACTTATCTGGTCTACGAGGCGCTGCGGCAAGGCCAGATCAGCCTGGATGACGAGGTGCTGATCAGCGAGAAGGCGTGGCGCATGGGCGGCTCCAAGATGTTCGTGGAGGTCGGCGATCGGGTTGAACTCAAGGCATTGCTCAAAGGCATCATCATCCAGTCCGGCAATGACGCGACCGTGGCCGTGGCCGAGCACATCGCCGGGACCGAAAGCGCGTTCGCGGATTTGATGAATGCCGAAGCCGAAAGACTGGGCATGACCGGCACGCATTACGTCGATTCCACCGGCTGGCCGGACCCGGAGCAATACACCACGGCGCACGACATCGCCACCTTGTCGCAAGCGCTGATCCGCGATTTTCCAGAGCATTACGCCGGCTACGCCGAGCGCGAATTCACTTATAACGGCATCAGGCAGTACAACCGAAACACATTGTTGATCCACGACGATTCAGTGGACGGCCTCAAGACCGGCCATACGGATTCGGCCGGCTATTGTCTGGCGGCCTCCGCCCTGCAGGATGGCATGCGTCTGATCTCCGTGGTGATGGGCGCCAATAGCGAGAACGCGCGCGCCAAAAATACACAAGCGCTGCTCAGTTATGGCTTTCGGTTCTTCGAGACGCACAAACTGTATTCCGCCGACGAGCCGCTGGCGACCCCGCGCGCATGGAAAGGTGTGGTCGAAAACGTGCCGGTTGGTCTGGCCGAGGATCTGGTCGTCACCATTCCGCGCGATCGCTATGCCGCGTTAAACGCGTCGCTGGATCTCAACGAACAGATTCTGGCGCCGATCGGTGAAGGCGAGCGGGTCGGACAGGTCAAGGTCACGTTCGAGGGCGAGCCGTTGCGCGAAGAACCGGTGATCGCGCTGCAATCCCTGGCCAAGGGCGGGTTGTGGCGTCAGGCGAAGGATACGGTTCTGATGTGGTTACAGTAG
- a CDS encoding septal ring lytic transglycosylase RlpA family protein, translating to MHAPRQGLAWLVATLVLCACTSHPPLPEPPDGWGQNYPPDAVPKVEPKSRYGNPPYYVVAGQRYDVLDSSEGFVERGMASWYGSDFHGRQASSGETYDMYAMTAAHPTLPLPTYVQVTNLDNGRKTVVKVNDRGPFHGGRVIDLSYAAAYKLDIVQRGTALVEVRAVDPDAPRPAPAPVVATPPRAVQTAAMPLPDLPVLFVQVGAFAELRNAEALRAHLLLSEPGTIQITPGVGADDPLYRVRIGPLSSAGDADLTARRVQALGLYDACVVAE from the coding sequence ATGCATGCGCCGCGGCAGGGTCTCGCATGGCTGGTGGCGACGCTTGTGCTGTGCGCATGCACCAGTCATCCGCCCCTGCCGGAGCCACCGGATGGGTGGGGCCAGAATTATCCGCCCGATGCCGTGCCGAAGGTCGAGCCGAAAAGCCGCTACGGCAACCCGCCTTACTACGTCGTCGCCGGCCAGCGTTACGACGTGCTGGACAGCAGCGAAGGTTTCGTCGAACGCGGCATGGCGTCGTGGTACGGGTCCGATTTCCACGGTCGCCAGGCCTCCAGCGGCGAAACCTACGACATGTACGCGATGACCGCCGCGCACCCCACCCTGCCGCTGCCGACTTACGTGCAGGTAACCAATCTGGATAACGGGCGCAAGACGGTGGTGAAGGTCAATGACCGCGGTCCGTTCCACGGCGGTCGCGTGATCGACCTTTCGTACGCCGCGGCTTATAAACTGGATATTGTTCAGCGGGGCACCGCGCTGGTCGAGGTGCGGGCGGTGGACCCCGACGCACCACGGCCGGCACCCGCGCCAGTCGTCGCAACGCCGCCGCGAGCCGTACAGACCGCCGCGATGCCGTTGCCGGACCTTCCAGTCCTGTTCGTGCAGGTCGGCGCGTTCGCCGAGTTACGCAATGCCGAAGCGTTGCGCGCACACTTGCTGCTCAGCGAACCGGGGACCATACAGATAACGCCCGGCGTCGGCGCGGACGATCCGCTGTACCGCGTGCGTATCGGGCCATTGTCTTCGGCAGGTGATGCGGATCTGACCGCGCGGCGCGTGCAGGCGCTGGGTTTGTACGACGCCTGCGTCGTAGCCGAATAA
- the rodA gene encoding rod shape-determining protein RodA, which produces MTRLSSSARGGYSYTPVAAGSGALIRLLRLDIPLVAALSTLAAVGLVILYSAGGAHLELITRQGLRLTIGLGVMLLIAQIPARNLKAWSPWLYFAGMILLLAVMFFGEVSKGAQRWLNLGVLRFQPSELMKLVVPMMVAWYFAGRSLPPRYWQAGLALLMVAAPVMFIAEQPDLGTALLVGSAGAFAIFLAGVSWQLLAAMSLSGLASAPLLWHFLRDYQRQRILTMLDPENDPLGAGYHIIQSKIAIGSGGLYGKGWLNGTQSQLDFLPERHTDFIFAVFGEEWGFMGVMLLLLVYASIVWRGLLIAVRSQDSYTRLLAGSLSLSFFVYVFVNIGMVSGLLPVVGVPLPLISYGGTSVVTLMAAFGMLMSMHSDTRHARARSHASILAPKTMNITARTLIALFCTVAAGVAVYLLTAVEADSKDYLGRAQVRDFIDGMVSTHGFDTGEVERLFAGVDQQETSLEAIARPAEAKPWHEYREIFITQARINGGVEFWDENRSLLERASREYGVPVEIIVAIIGVETYYGRQTGDYPVFDTLVTLGFDYPPRGDFFRSELEHFMLLSREESLRIPEVVGSYAGAMGMGQFIPSSYRAYAVDFDGDGKRELWNSTADAIGSVANYFRVHGWQEGAPVAYPAQVSGADYRALVSRGLEPSVEASRLASLGVKTQADIAGAARVALFEYDAGDAMQYWVGLNNFYVITRYNHSSLYAMAVYQLSQQIRQAHFGAVARG; this is translated from the coding sequence GTGACGCGCTTAAGTTCGTCCGCGCGTGGCGGCTATTCGTATACGCCGGTGGCAGCCGGTTCGGGTGCGTTAATCCGCCTGCTGCGACTGGATATCCCGTTGGTGGCAGCACTTTCCACACTTGCCGCGGTGGGATTGGTGATCCTTTATAGTGCGGGTGGCGCGCACTTGGAGCTGATCACGCGCCAGGGATTGCGTCTGACGATCGGTCTTGGGGTCATGCTGCTAATCGCGCAGATACCGGCGCGGAATCTGAAGGCCTGGTCGCCCTGGTTATACTTCGCCGGCATGATCCTGTTGTTGGCCGTGATGTTTTTCGGTGAGGTCAGCAAGGGCGCGCAGCGCTGGCTTAATCTGGGTGTACTGCGTTTCCAGCCTTCGGAGCTCATGAAGCTGGTGGTGCCAATGATGGTGGCCTGGTACTTCGCCGGCCGGTCCTTGCCGCCGCGCTACTGGCAGGCGGGCCTGGCGCTGCTGATGGTCGCCGCACCCGTTATGTTCATCGCAGAGCAGCCGGATCTGGGCACGGCCCTGCTGGTCGGCAGCGCCGGCGCGTTCGCCATCTTTCTGGCGGGCGTGAGCTGGCAGCTACTGGCGGCCATGAGTCTGTCCGGTCTTGCAAGCGCGCCGTTGCTCTGGCATTTCCTGCGTGATTACCAGCGCCAGCGCATACTCACAATGCTGGATCCCGAGAACGATCCGCTCGGTGCGGGCTACCACATCATTCAGTCCAAGATCGCGATCGGCTCCGGCGGACTGTACGGCAAGGGCTGGTTAAATGGCACCCAGTCCCAGCTCGATTTCCTGCCGGAGCGTCACACGGACTTTATCTTTGCGGTGTTTGGTGAGGAATGGGGTTTTATGGGGGTCATGCTGCTGCTCCTCGTCTATGCGTCGATCGTGTGGCGTGGTCTGCTCATCGCGGTACGCTCGCAGGACAGCTACACGCGCCTGCTGGCCGGCAGTCTGAGCCTGTCTTTCTTCGTGTACGTATTCGTGAATATCGGCATGGTGTCCGGGCTGTTGCCGGTGGTGGGTGTGCCGTTGCCCTTGATAAGCTATGGGGGAACATCTGTGGTGACGTTGATGGCGGCATTCGGTATGCTCATGTCCATGCACTCGGATACACGGCATGCGCGCGCGCGCTCACACGCATCGATACTCGCGCCCAAGACAATGAACATAACTGCTCGCACCCTGATTGCACTGTTTTGCACCGTGGCGGCCGGCGTCGCCGTTTATCTATTGACCGCTGTGGAGGCTGACTCCAAGGACTATCTCGGCCGCGCGCAAGTGCGCGACTTCATCGATGGCATGGTCTCGACACACGGTTTCGACACCGGCGAGGTCGAGCGGCTGTTTGCCGGGGTCGACCAGCAGGAGACCTCGCTGGAGGCTATCGCGCGGCCGGCCGAGGCGAAGCCCTGGCACGAGTACCGCGAAATTTTCATCACCCAGGCGCGCATCAACGGCGGCGTTGAATTTTGGGATGAGAACCGGTCGTTGCTGGAGAGAGCATCGCGCGAATACGGCGTGCCGGTCGAGATCATCGTCGCGATCATCGGCGTGGAGACTTATTACGGGCGCCAGACCGGCGATTATCCGGTGTTTGACACCCTGGTTACCTTAGGTTTCGATTATCCACCCCGTGGCGACTTTTTCCGCTCGGAGCTGGAGCACTTCATGCTGCTGAGCCGCGAGGAGTCGCTGCGTATTCCGGAGGTCGTCGGCTCGTACGCGGGCGCCATGGGCATGGGGCAGTTCATCCCCAGCAGCTATCGCGCCTACGCGGTGGATTTCGATGGCGACGGTAAACGCGAACTGTGGAATAGCACCGCCGACGCCATCGGCAGCGTCGCGAACTATTTCCGCGTGCACGGCTGGCAGGAGGGCGCGCCGGTCGCGTATCCCGCGCAGGTGAGCGGCGCCGATTACCGCGCACTGGTGTCACGCGGCCTGGAGCCGAGTGTGGAAGCCAGCCGTCTCGCGAGCTTAGGGGTAAAAACGCAGGCCGACATCGCTGGCGCCGCGCGCGTGGCGCTGTTCGAATACGATGCGGGCGATGCCATGCAATACTGGGTGGGGCTCAATAATTTCTACGTCATCACGCGCTATAACCACAGCTCGCTGTACGCCATGGCGGTGTACCAGTTAAGCCAGCAGATCAGGCAGGCCCACTTTGGCGCGGTCGCGCGCGGGTGA